The stretch of DNA AAATGGATCAATTGGTTGAGCAAGCAGGATTTAGAAAAATTGATATGCGTATAGATGAGTGGGGTATTTTTACTGTTTCTATTGCTAAGCGAGTTAAATAGTGTTTTTATCTCGAGAGCGAGGCCTATGGCCTCGTTCAATTCTCTATTTAATATTATTAAGCGTATTCTTTTTCTCGAGTTATGGACTTGCAAATTGGTACACATCGTTAAGAAGTGATGTTGGTATTATTGTTTTTGCATGGGAACAATTCATTCCTTTATGGCCTTGGACAATCATTCCTTATTGGTCAATTGATCTATTTTATGGCTTAGCTATTTTAATTGCGCCAACAGTCTTTGAACTCAATAATCTTGTAAAAAGGTTATTTTCAGCGCAAGTTCTTTGTATTTGTTGTTTCCTTATCTGGCCATTAATGTTTTCTCTAGAGCGCCCGCCACTTGATGGTTATTCCGGCGCTTTATTTGATCTTTTAATGGGATTTGATAAACCATTTAATCAAGCCCCTTCTTTGCATATTACATTACTGGTTATTTTATGGGTATTTTATGCTAAATATTTAAAGGGTATTGGGTTATGGTTACTACATATTTGGTTTATTTTAATTGGCGTATCGGTATTAACAACTTGGCAGCATCATTTTTTTGATATACCAACCGGATTATTAGCCGGTGCTTTTTGTATTTGGTTATGGCCAGAACAAAAAACCTCATTATTTTATCCATGCCGTTATCCTAAGCAGTGGCGATGGGCTCTGGTCTACGTAATTTGCACTATAGTTTCTATTGTGATGATTATCATGATAGGAGCTAATGCTATTTGGCTACTCTGGCTTGCTTTATCGCTCGCTATAACCGCACTAAATTATAGTTTCATTGGCGCACGAGGTTTTCAAAAACAACAAAATGGTCATTTTACATTTGTCGTTGGATCACTGCTGCTACCTTATCGATTGATTATGTGGTTAAACTCTCGGCTTTGGACTTGGCACGATGATAAGTTTAATCGTATTAGTCATAATTTATATTTAGGCCGTATACCAGGGCGTAATACATTAAAAAATAATCACTTTAATACCATTATTGACTTATGTGCTGAATTATCAATGCCCTTATATAATGGTAATTATACCTTAATTCCAGTATTGGATATGACGACACCATCATTAGATGATTGTCAAAAAGGTGTTGATGCCATTAACAAAGGAATGATGACGGGTAATGTATTGGTGTGCTGTGCTTTAGGCTATTCTCGTAGTGCAACTATCATATTAGCATGGCTACTGTCTAATGGCATTGCAAAGCAATTAGATGATGCAATTAAAATATTAAAAAAAGCTAGGCCTCATAGTGTAATTAACGATAGGCAATTAGAGGTATTAACTCAGTGGGTAATATTATTACATGACAAAGACAACAGACATTAATCAAACCACTCTTTTAGCAATAAGCTGTTTATTAAAACAAGGTAAACACATTGATAGAACGTCAACAACGGTTGCTATGATGACTGTTTTTATTTGCTGCGTTTCGATCTTTCTAAAAATCTCTTTTATTGAGATAATCGGTTCACTTAGCTTGATAAGTTTAATGCTGTGGTTAATACAAAAATACTATTCAATACGAACGTCTATTGATACAGATCTATTTTCTTATTTGGCGGCAAATAGTCAATCAGCCAATGAACGTATTAATGAATTAGATGATTGTTTTAGCCGTCTTATATTGAAAAAAAAGAACAATTCTAATTGGCTTAAACGGCAAAAAGGTGCATTAAATTTACTAAAAAAACAACTCGTTTTTTTTATTGCTCAAGTTATATTGTTTTTTATAGTTTTGGTGAGTTTATTTTTCAATTTATAGTGCCAGTTAATACTAGGTGGAATATTTTCCACCTAGTATACAATCCACCTAAAATATATCAGTGATTAGCTTCTAACTTATTGTTTATAATTTTCTAAGAACCGACCAAATCGATGAATGGCATCATCTAATTCACCACTATGCGGAAGTGCTACAATTCGAACATGATCCGGTTTATGCCAATTAAAACCTGTACCTTGAACTAACAATACTTTTTCTTGCAGTAAGAAGTCTAATACCAATTTTTGGTCATTATGTAGATTAAATTTTTTCATATCAAGTTTGGGAAATAGGTATAAAGCTCCCTTCGGTTTGACACATGAAACACCCGGGATTTCATTGAGTAATCGCCATGCAAGCATGCACTGATCATATAACCGTCCGCCAGGTTTAATAAATTCGTTAATACTTTGATAACCGCCTAATGCAGCTTGAATTGCGTGTTGTAATGGCACATTTGCGCATAAACGCATAGAGGCAAGCATGTTTAAACCTTCAATATAACCTTTGGCCTGTTTTTTGGGGCCACTTAACGCCATCCAACCTTGCCTAAAACCGGCTGCGCGATATGTTTTTGATAAGCCACTCATGGTAATAATAAACAGATCTGGTGCTAATGCTGCAATTGAGTGATGCACCGCATCATCATATAAAATTTTATCATAAATTTCGTCAGCAAAAATAATCAGATTATTTTGACGGGCAATCTCAGCAATTTCGAGTAAGATTTCTTTACTATATACCGCACCGGTTGGATTATTGGGATTAATTATCACGATCCCTTTAGTATTTGGCGTTATTTTCTTTTTAATGTCATCTAAATCTGGTTGCCAGTCTTGCTCTTCATCACAGATATAATGGGCTGCCTTACCACCAGATAAGCTAATTGCCGCCGTCCATAATGGATAATCAGGCATCGGTACAAGTATCTCATCACCACTATTTAGCAAGGCCTGCATTGATTGCACAATTAATTCTGACACGCCATTACCAATATAAATATCTTCAATATCGATATTATAAATACCTTGAGCTTGATAACTTTGCATAATTGCTTTACGGGCAGAATAGAGGCCTTTTGAATCACTATAACCTTGGGATGTCGGGAGATTACGAATGACATCAACTAATAATTCATCTGGTGCTTCAAATCCAAATGGCGCTGGGTTGCCAATATTAAGTTTAAGAATTTTTTGACCTTCTTCTTCTAGCTTTTTGGCATAATCAAGAATTGGCCCACGAATATCGTAACATACGTGTTCTAATTTATTCGACTTTTCGAATGACACCATAATTATTGTCCTTTATTGAAATGATTTCGTTATAATTTTTATTGATAAGCCAATCTACTACTATTTAGATAATTTTTGAAGATGTTATTATAGTTAGCTTATAAATATTTTTAACTCGTATAAAATTTGCGTGGAGAATCCAATGAAAACTATTTTGACTGTAATAGGTAAAGACCAAACGGGAATTATTGCTGGTATAAGTCAAAAGTTATATGAATTAAACATCAATATTTTAGATGTAACGCAAACCATTATGGATGAATACTTTACCATGATTATGTTACTTGATTTAGCAAAAATTAATGTTTCATTCGATGAAGTAAAAAATGCCTTAATTACAAAAGGTGATCAACTTAACGTAAAAGTAAATATTCAACGTGAAGAAATCTTTGATGCAATGCACCGCCTATAACCTTATAAAATAGAGCTCATAATGGAAACTAAACATATTTTAGAAACAATAAAAATGATCGAGGAAGAAAAGCTTGATATCCGTACGATCACAATGGGAATTTCATTACTTGACTGTATTGATAGTGATGGGGTTAAAGCAAGACAAAAAATCTATGATAAGATCACTCGTCTAGCCGGCAACTTAGTTAAAGTGGGTGAAGATATATCGTCTGAATTTGGTATACCAATTATCAATAAGCGCATTTCCGTTACGCCAATTTCACTCATTGCTGGTGCGAGCGATGACAAAGATTATGTTGAATTTGCAAAAACACTCGACGCAGCCGCTAAAGCGGTTGGTGTCAACTTTATTGGTGGCTTTTCAGCATTAGTACAAAAGGGGTTTCATAAAGGGGATAAGATTTTAATCGATTCAATTCCCCAGGCATTAGCGCAAACTGAAAGAGTATGTTCATCAGTTAATGTTGGCTCGACACAAACTGGTATTAATATGGATGCCGTAAGACGTATGGGGCAAATTATCAAAGAGGCGGCGTCATTAACGGCAGATAATAATAGTATGGCTTGTGCCAAACTAGTCGTGTTTGCTAATGCGGTGGAAGATAATCCATTTATGGCAGGTGCATTTCATGGCATTGGTGAAGCAGATTGCGTGATTAATGTTGGCGTGAGTGGCCCTGGCGTTGTGAAACGCGCATTAGAGAAAGTTAAAGGCGAATCTTTTGATGTGGTTGCTGAAACAATTAAAAAGACAGCATTTAAGATAACTAGAATGGGACAACTTGTCGGTAAGGAAGCCTCTGAGCGTTTAGGCGTACAATTTGGTATTGTCGATCTATCTTTAGCGCCAACTCCTGCAATTGGTGATTCTGTTGCACATATTTTAGAAGAGATGGGGCTTGAGGTTGTTGGAACGCATGGCACAACTGCGGCACTGGCTATGTTAAATGACGCAGTTAAAAAAGGTGGCGTTATGGCATGTGGGCATGTTGGCGGCTTAAGTGGTGCATTTATTCCTGTATCTGAGGATGCTGGCATGATTGATGCGGTTAATAAAGGTGCTTTAAACCTTGAAAAACTTGAAGCTATGACCTGTGTTTGCTCTGTTGGACTTGATATGATAGCAATCCCTGGTGATACGCCAGCTGAAACAATTTCGGCTATTATTGCTGATGAAGCCGCAATTGGGGTCATTAACCATAAAACGACAGCGGTACGTATCATTCCCGCCGTTGGTATGAAAGTGGGGGATAATGTCGAATTTGGTGGCTTACTTGGTCATGCGCCAATTATGCCAGTAAATAAGTTTAGTTCTGCTGATTTTATTAAGCGTGGTGGGCGGATCCCTGCGCCAATTCATTCTTTTAAAAACTAATGAAATTTGAATAGGTTTAATCGCTTATGGTTAAACCTATATTGTTACTATAAGTAAAGTGAGTAGATGTTGTGAATAAGATTTTTGATTTAATTAATGATTTTTTTGCTTTTTTAGCGCCAATTACTGACGCAGTTTGGGATTTTCCAACCAATATTGACTGGTATAGTCGTATACCTGTGTTGGGTCAATTCTCTTTTCCTGTTATTTTATTAATTGGTGTTGGGATCTATTTTACGATCCGCACACGTTTTATCCAACGCCAAAGTTTTGTACCGGCGATAAAAATAATGTTAGCAAGGCAGCCGTCTAAACAAGGAATCAGTGCGATAGGATCGTTTATGCTTGGCCTTGCCATGAGAGCCGGCCCAGGAAATATTGTTGGTATCACGGGTGCAATTTCAATTGGTGGTCCTGGTGCACTATTTTGGATGTGGGTAGCTGCCTTTTTTGGGATGGCATCTGCATTTACTGAATCGGTGCTAGCTCAGCTTTTCAAAGAGAAAAAAGGTGATGAATTTGTTGGTGGGTTACCATTTTATGGTAAACGTATTTTAGGTAATAAACGATTTGTTGGCTTATTTTTATCGTTTGTATTTATCATTTATGCTTTATTTAATATTCCAGCTCAAACATTTAATGTTTTTTCTGCAATTGGCGCAATAGCGCAGGCTTCAACTGGCGAGCAGTATAGCCATCAATCAACACTATATTATGTTATTGCAGTAATACTCGTTGTTGTATGTGCATTTATTATCTTTGGTGGCATTCGCCGAGTAGTTGCCTATTCTGATGTGTTAGTACCGATTAAAGCAGTTATTTTTGTTGGTATGTCTATTATTATTATTTTAATAAACTTCCCATTAATTCCGTACTTTTTTCATGAAGTCGTTGTTGGCGCATTTTTACCTCATGCTATTTTTGGTGGCACAATTGGTACGGCTCTTGCTCAAGGTGTGAAAAGGGGCTTAATGTCCAATGAAGCAGGGCAAGGTACCATTACTATGGCAGCAGCAGTTGCCAATAACCGCCATCCATGTGAGCAGGGATTAGTGCAAAGCTTTGGGGTGTTTTTTGACACGATGGTGATTTGTACCATGACGGGTTTTATTGTCGTTATGGCTCATGTTTGGACCGGATCAGTTGATGGTGTAATGTGGGAATCGGTTAGGGCGTCAAAAATTATGTTATACCTAAGCTCTGTGGAGGCTTTAGTACCATCATCAATTTCGACCGTTGTTGAGATTATTATGTGTGCTTGTTATGGCCTATTTGCTTTTACAACGCTACTTGGTATGATCTCATTTGCAGAAATTTCAGCTAATTTTATCTCTAAAAAGCAAAGCTTTATTTTAGGGATTCGAACACTCGGTTCATTAGTCTTTGTGCCATTTGGAATACTCACCATTTTAGCTGGACTTGAGCTCGGTAATTTATGGTACATATCTGATTTAATGAATATTATTATGGTTTATTTAAATATCCCACTATTATTATTAGGATTACCATTTGTACTTAAAGCATTAGAACATTATCGTAAGACTAAAGCAGCACCTTTTGATTCTAAGCAATATGGGTTTGTTACTGAATGTTGGAATGGTAAAGAAAACAGTAAGTAATCAATATCTAATTTTACATGTCGGCGATAAAAAAGCGGGATATTAATATTTCCGCTTTTTTATTATAATTGATGGTTACAACAAAAAAATAACGAAAAATTAGGTTAATCAAACATATCCTAATATCTCATTAACTTGTAGTATAATGCGACAATGTTTATCTATTGCATCAAGCCATTTTTATACAAAAGGATGTATCATGAAATTTAAGCCTCTTTATCTTATTTTGGTATTAATTATTATTGCGGGTGTGATTTTATTTAATAGCTTTAATACGATCCAGTCTGATGATGAAAAAGTTACCGCTTCATGGTCTGAAGTAATTAATCAGTATCAACGCCGAGCAGACTTAGTCCCTAATTTGGTGAATACGGTTAAAGGTTATACTAACCATGAAAAAAGTGTATTAATTGACGTTACAGAGGCGAGGGCTAAAGTCGGAGCAATTCAAGTCAGCGCCGATCAGTTAACAGATCCCGCTGTGATGGCAAAGTTCCAACAAGCTCAGCAGCAATTAAGCTCTTCCCTAAGCCGTTTACTCGCGGTGAGTGAAAACTATCCTGATTTAAAAGCAAGTTCACTTTATAGCGATTTGATGGTTCAACTCGAAGGATGTGAAAATAGAATTGCCGTTGCGCGCGGACGATATATTCAAGCTATTCAAAACTATAATAGCTACATTCGCCGTTTACCGGGCAATCTAATTGCTAATTATTATCAATTGGCACCAAAAGCCCAATTTACGGTTGAAAATGAAAAGCAAATATCAACAGCACCATCTGTTAACTTCAATTAGTTATTTGCTATGCGCTTTATTCAATTATGTTTTATTGCTTGCCTTATTATTTGCTATCAAGTGTGCGCTGCGGTTGCAGTGCCTGCTTATTCTCAAAGAGTTGTTGATACTACCAATACCTTAACTAATGACCAAATTGAAAAACTCGATCAAATGCTGCGTAGTTATGAAAGTACACAAGATGCGGGTTCACAAATAGCCATATTGCTAGTACCAACAGTAAATAATGAATCGATAGAACAATTTTCTGACCGCGTTTTTAGACAGTGGAAAATTGGTCAAAAAGATAAAGATAACGGTGTTTTATTTGTCATCGCAAAAAATGATCGACAAGCTAGGATCGAAGTTGGCTATGGACTAGAAGGCGATTTAACGGATTTAGTTGCAAAGCACATAATTGATAAAACGTTTATTCCTGCTTTTAAACAAAATAATTATTACCAAGGCATTAGTGATGCTATTGTGTCAGTGATGGGGATTTTAAGTAAAACAGATGATGCGGGATCTATTTTACCCAAAAGCTTAAACACTATGCAATATGAGCCGCGTATCGGCGATGTAATTAAAGGACCTTTTGGCTTGTCGTTACTTTACTACAGCATTGCTTCATATATTATTTGTATGCTAATTACGACTTTATTGCCATTAAAATGGCTAAAAAAATCAAAAGGTAGGAAGTCTCTTGCTATTGGCATATTAAATGGTACTTCAGCAGGGGCTTATTCGCTATTCAATGGCTTTCCTATTGCAATTGCATTACCAACTTTATTTTTAGTTTTTGTCGCATCAACGATTTTATCTGCACTATTCGGCAAAAATGGCGGTCCTCGCGGTGGTAGAGGTAATGGCGGAAGCAGCTTTGGCGGAGGGCTTAGTTCCGGTAACGGATTTGGCGGTGGAGGCGGCGGTCGAAGTGGCGGTGGCGGCGCATCAGGGCGTTGGTAGTTCTAAGGCTTAAATATGTAAATTAAGTTTGTCAGCTATCTGCGTATTTGCTTTTTGGTGTATTAATATTTTGTTTTTTTACTCTGTAGCGTTGCAAAGTTTGTCAATATATATAATAAAACGATACTGTAATCACTTATTCATTAATTCATAACGGCTAATTTGAATAAAACTGCCCATAAAATATGGGCAGTTTATTGATGTCTGATCTGACCTTAGTATGAGTTAAATACGCTACTCCCCTAGTTTTACATCGTTTGATTAAAATCTATAATTATTGTTACAGAATCATCATTTTTTTGATTTAATTAAAAATTAAAATCAATCATTGCCTTATAATTATAAATGTTACCTTTGCTATTAGTAGACCAGTTACCTATTTCATTCAGATGCATTCTTTTTACCTCTCCATATAAAGTAAAACGGTCAGTAATAGGGTACGTCGCATTTAGCTGCACATAATTATAATTTCGATTATAAAATATTTCGCTATTTTGTGAGTTGTATTTCTTATATTTACCAATACCAGTGCTAATTGATGTTTGTAATCTATCCCAAATATTCCAGTAACCAATGGAGGTTACATTATCTTTATCTTTGATATTTCCCCATTTTTCTCGTTCTAAACGAGCAAATGAGGCGTGAGTTCTAATCCAAACGCCATTGTTATTGTTAATAATGTATTGGATCCCCGGTTCAATTACAGTAGATCTTGAGTCACGATCATTTTCGTCATTACGAATTCTTTTGCGATCAAATTGTTGGTAAACATAGCCAAAAATAGAGAAGTGGTCATCAATTTGAATATCAGTAAATAATTTTAGGCGAGCATTCCAATAACCTATTTTACCTTGATCATCAGAAAAACCAGACGATTGATAACCCCCCATCACTTCTGCGCCAAAGCGGATGTTATCATAGCGAAATTCTTTACCTACAACTACTTCAGTATTAAATGTGCTATTTTGATATTCATAACGACCATATGGGCCGCTATAATTAGCGTTTCGATTACTCGAAAAACCTAAATACCAGCCAGGTAAATCATGAGAACGAAATACTCCTTGAGCAAAGGTAATGTTATCATTAACATGATGAGTATGATTTTTAATATAAGAAAATTCAGTTGCATATTTAGCTTTTATGTAACCATTAATTTTTCCTCCATCAGGATTAGATGAATAAACAGATGCCCACATCACCTCTTCATCAAGATAAGACCAAGGATTAACCGAAATTACCTTACCTGAGTTTTCGCGAATAACGTTCATACTTGCCATTGACGCAATAGGCAAACTTAACACTAAAAATAAAAAAAGAGTTTTATTCATAATATAGCCTATTTAATCTCTTTAATATTTAGCTCAATAGTTGGATTGTCATTAATTGAATAACTTAGCCCCCATTTATTATTGACCATATCGTACATGCGTGCGGTAAAAGCAGCTTTATCATTGATATAAAAGACGGCTATTGAATTTTCAATTAATATTTTCAGGTGAATATCACCACTCAAATCAACAGGTGTACCTAGCTCGGGTTTAGCCGTCGAAAGTGCTGCTAATGGGCTGTTATAAAAGAAAACTTTATTGACAGCTTTATTTAATACAATATTTAATGGTGCATTAACTAGCTTATTTTCATTGATGCCGAAATTGAAAATGATGCCATGGCTTGCCCCTTTTATCGTTCCTTCTATGACCGCAGAAGATGGCATGACGTCATAAATTTGCATATTTAATGTATCAAACTTAGTGGTAATATTATTTTTTAATGAATTTGGTTTTAATAGTTTTGAGTTATTAGGCAGGCTGTTAATGACGTTATTTAACTCTGTTGGTATGACACTACTTAAGCTGCCGTCGCTGTTTTGGATTAGTTCATGTGCAACGAGATTACCGGCCCAATCAATATTACCACTATCTTTACTTGATGATTTTGTTGGATTCCAACCAAAAACATAAAGATGGTCATCTTTCATTGCCAGCTTACCTGCATAAAACCCGGCACCATCAACAGCATAATTCTTTAGTTTTACAAATGGCCCTTCAGGATTATCCGCTACCCGATATTGTGTTAAACGAGTTGGCCATTGGTCACTAAAACTTAAGTACCATTTATTGTTAAAAAAAACTAACGTAGGACATTCAAGATTTGAATCATTAGATATTGTATCATTATCAAAAAATACACCATCATCTTGCCAGTTTTTTAAATCAGTAGATGAATATTTTACGATGACGCCTTTACCATTTTGGCGCGTTGTAATTAGCATCCAATATTGCTGTTTTTCGGGGATCCAAACTACATGAGGATCTCGAAAATCATTACCGCTATAATTTTTGCCGGGTAAAATAGTGTCTTGATAATGTTTAACCCAATTAATTTTATCAGAACTTGTTGCATGCATGACTGATTCGACAGGAAAAACATTGGCGTTATGAGCAGTATACCAAGCATGCCAAGTATCCCCGACTTTTATAAATGATCCTGTGCCGAGCAGTAATTCAGGGTTATTAACATCATTAATGTATGGCAATACTTCTGAATGATTTGTATAGTGATATAAATCAGAGCTGGTAAGTAAATGTACAGCATGAACACCTAAATCACTTCCCCCTCTAATATCATTAAGATAGAAAATATTAAATACCCCATCAGCAAAGATAGGCATTGGATCACCGACGAAAGAGGCATCAACTTTAGGAAAAAAACCGTGTATTGAAGGTATAGATTTATTATGTAATGTTTCAGATCCCATCTGAGAGAAAGCAAAAAAACTTAATAAATATAACATACTCGCTAAACATATTTTTTTTGTTGTAAACATAACGATTTCCTCAATTAAAATTCATATACCACACCAAGTAATGTGAACGGGTTCCAGTTGTGACCATCTGATGTCCATAGACCATATTCTTTTGTTTTTTCGAATTTAAATTCGCCGTAAGCTCTTAAGCTTAGTATTAAAGGGTAACTTGCTGTTACCCCAAGCGTGTGATAATTACTTTTATAAAAAGTTTCGTTTGAATTTATTTGGTTGTATTTTTTAAGGCGACCAGTGCCGATATAAATTGACGAAAATAAATCTGTCCAATTATGGAAGAAACCTAATCTAATATTTTGTTCAACCTCCATAATTGCACCAAACTCTTTTCTGGCTTGTTTTTTTCTGATATATAAGGAACTTAGCCAAAGGCCATTATTATTATCAATTTGGTATTTTAAAACAGGTTCTGTTTCAATAGAGGTATTATTGGTATCGCCGTTATCAGGACGATTGTTATAAGGTTGAAATTCATAGAATATATATCCACCTAAACGCAAGGTATCAGTGAAACGTAAATCAACCCATGTTTTTACTCTCGTTTTTAATCGGTTTAGTCCTGATTCTGCACCAAACATCCCTTCAAGGCCGATTTTACCTCGGTAAGTCTCGAAAATATGACCAACAAAAGCTTCACTAATATTCGTATTATCTTGAAATGATTGGTCAAAAATATTACCTTTATAACTATCTTCTTTTGCGAAATAGAAACCAAAATACCAATTAGGTAACTCGTCATGGCGTAAAAATGCATTCATAATTGAAAATTTATATTTCCCACTATTTCGTTCTTTATCATGATTCCATCTAAAGTTATCAATTTCAATTTGCGAACGAATATTGCCATGTAAAGCGGCTGTATTTAAATTATTATTGACCGAAAGCCAAGCGACAGGAGCCTCATTTGGATTAGATATAAACAATGAATCTTGGCGTTGAATTTGTGATGATGTAGATTTAGCTACTGTATCAATATTATTTTTTTTAATATCAGATGCCGTGGTATTTTTAGAATTTTTTTTATTAATATTCGCATGGTTTGCCTGAATCTGACTGGCGGCAGAAATGGGCTTGGTTTTAGTTATTTCTTTTTCAGTAGTAGATTGAGCATTTTGGATATTAAAATAACTTTGGTATCCATGCTCATAACGACTAGCTCCCATTGCAGAAAATACGGACATTGATATAAGTGATAATAACAATCTCTTGGTATAGCTGATTACTAATGGGTTTCTAATCAATTTAATTACTTTTTTCTTTTCATTTTTTCTCCCCAATAAATACTCATCAAATTGCCTAAATGACTAAAGTCCAAATACCTGAACCCGATATATCAGCTTGTCCACCATATGCATAAAGCTTTATGTTTCTTTCATTTAGTTCTGGGTACATTCGACTACTCAAGCAGGCATATCCGTTATTTACGAAAATTTCGATAGAAGACATATCAATAAAAATACGTAATGATATTTGATCACTTTCTGGTAATTCCACGCTTCTAGTACCAAATAATTGATATTGAGAATACTCTCGCTCAATGACTAAACGTTTAGCCTGATTATCAATAAAGACATTAATACCTGTACCAAATTTGAATCCATACTTTTCAGCAGTACTATTTTTCAAATTAATATTCAAGACGATTTCGGCTATTTTACAAGATGAGACAACATCGATTTCATTGTTTATTTCAATTAAATTTATAAATGGGGTGAATTTTGAACGTAGTTTGAGTATTTCTTTAATTGGATTCATTTGAATAAGACCATCGTCAGTTATCGTTAATTCACGCGGTAACGTTAACATTCCAGCCCAATTATCTTCACGCTCAGGCATAGCGGATTCCCACATATCAAGCCAAGCAATTACAATTCTTCGACCATCAGGAGCCACAAAACTTTGTGGTGCATAAAAATCAGTACCAAGATCTAATTCTTTAAATGGTTTTTCAATAATAAATTTTGAATTGGGATGCCATGTTCCAGTAAGGTAACCACTTTGAAATAAATTTCGATTGTGATATCCCTCGGCTTTTAATCCTTGTGGTGAAAACATTAAGACATATTTATCATTAAGCGGGAAAAAATCAGGACATTCCCACATATAACCCATCGACTTGTCTGCTTTACCAATTATTCCTGCATCACACCAATG from Orbaceae bacterium lpD04 encodes:
- a CDS encoding phosphatase PAP2/dual specificity phosphatase family protein, which translates into the protein MFLSRERGLWPRSILYLILLSVFFFSSYGLANWYTSLRSDVGIIVFAWEQFIPLWPWTIIPYWSIDLFYGLAILIAPTVFELNNLVKRLFSAQVLCICCFLIWPLMFSLERPPLDGYSGALFDLLMGFDKPFNQAPSLHITLLVILWVFYAKYLKGIGLWLLHIWFILIGVSVLTTWQHHFFDIPTGLLAGAFCIWLWPEQKTSLFYPCRYPKQWRWALVYVICTIVSIVMIIMIGANAIWLLWLALSLAITALNYSFIGARGFQKQQNGHFTFVVGSLLLPYRLIMWLNSRLWTWHDDKFNRISHNLYLGRIPGRNTLKNNHFNTIIDLCAELSMPLYNGNYTLIPVLDMTTPSLDDCQKGVDAINKGMMTGNVLVCCALGYSRSATIILAWLLSNGIAKQLDDAIKILKKARPHSVINDRQLEVLTQWVILLHDKDNRH
- a CDS encoding pyridoxal phosphate-dependent aminotransferase gives rise to the protein MSFEKSNKLEHVCYDIRGPILDYAKKLEEEGQKILKLNIGNPAPFGFEAPDELLVDVIRNLPTSQGYSDSKGLYSARKAIMQSYQAQGIYNIDIEDIYIGNGVSELIVQSMQALLNSGDEILVPMPDYPLWTAAISLSGGKAAHYICDEEQDWQPDLDDIKKKITPNTKGIVIINPNNPTGAVYSKEILLEIAEIARQNNLIIFADEIYDKILYDDAVHHSIAALAPDLFIITMSGLSKTYRAAGFRQGWMALSGPKKQAKGYIEGLNMLASMRLCANVPLQHAIQAALGGYQSINEFIKPGGRLYDQCMLAWRLLNEIPGVSCVKPKGALYLFPKLDMKKFNLHNDQKLVLDFLLQEKVLLVQGTGFNWHKPDHVRIVALPHSGELDDAIHRFGRFLENYKQ
- a CDS encoding ACT domain-containing protein, yielding MKTILTVIGKDQTGIIAGISQKLYELNINILDVTQTIMDEYFTMIMLLDLAKINVSFDEVKNALITKGDQLNVKVNIQREEIFDAMHRL
- a CDS encoding PFL family protein, which produces METKHILETIKMIEEEKLDIRTITMGISLLDCIDSDGVKARQKIYDKITRLAGNLVKVGEDISSEFGIPIINKRISVTPISLIAGASDDKDYVEFAKTLDAAAKAVGVNFIGGFSALVQKGFHKGDKILIDSIPQALAQTERVCSSVNVGSTQTGINMDAVRRMGQIIKEAASLTADNNSMACAKLVVFANAVEDNPFMAGAFHGIGEADCVINVGVSGPGVVKRALEKVKGESFDVVAETIKKTAFKITRMGQLVGKEASERLGVQFGIVDLSLAPTPAIGDSVAHILEEMGLEVVGTHGTTAALAMLNDAVKKGGVMACGHVGGLSGAFIPVSEDAGMIDAVNKGALNLEKLEAMTCVCSVGLDMIAIPGDTPAETISAIIADEAAIGVINHKTTAVRIIPAVGMKVGDNVEFGGLLGHAPIMPVNKFSSADFIKRGGRIPAPIHSFKN
- a CDS encoding amino acid carrier protein, which codes for MNKIFDLINDFFAFLAPITDAVWDFPTNIDWYSRIPVLGQFSFPVILLIGVGIYFTIRTRFIQRQSFVPAIKIMLARQPSKQGISAIGSFMLGLAMRAGPGNIVGITGAISIGGPGALFWMWVAAFFGMASAFTESVLAQLFKEKKGDEFVGGLPFYGKRILGNKRFVGLFLSFVFIIYALFNIPAQTFNVFSAIGAIAQASTGEQYSHQSTLYYVIAVILVVVCAFIIFGGIRRVVAYSDVLVPIKAVIFVGMSIIIILINFPLIPYFFHEVVVGAFLPHAIFGGTIGTALAQGVKRGLMSNEAGQGTITMAAAVANNRHPCEQGLVQSFGVFFDTMVICTMTGFIVVMAHVWTGSVDGVMWESVRASKIMLYLSSVEALVPSSISTVVEIIMCACYGLFAFTTLLGMISFAEISANFISKKQSFILGIRTLGSLVFVPFGILTILAGLELGNLWYISDLMNIIMVYLNIPLLLLGLPFVLKALEHYRKTKAAPFDSKQYGFVTECWNGKENSK
- a CDS encoding LemA family protein; translation: MKFKPLYLILVLIIIAGVILFNSFNTIQSDDEKVTASWSEVINQYQRRADLVPNLVNTVKGYTNHEKSVLIDVTEARAKVGAIQVSADQLTDPAVMAKFQQAQQQLSSSLSRLLAVSENYPDLKASSLYSDLMVQLEGCENRIAVARGRYIQAIQNYNSYIRRLPGNLIANYYQLAPKAQFTVENEKQISTAPSVNFN
- a CDS encoding TPM domain-containing protein; this translates as MRFIQLCFIACLIICYQVCAAVAVPAYSQRVVDTTNTLTNDQIEKLDQMLRSYESTQDAGSQIAILLVPTVNNESIEQFSDRVFRQWKIGQKDKDNGVLFVIAKNDRQARIEVGYGLEGDLTDLVAKHIIDKTFIPAFKQNNYYQGISDAIVSVMGILSKTDDAGSILPKSLNTMQYEPRIGDVIKGPFGLSLLYYSIASYIICMLITTLLPLKWLKKSKGRKSLAIGILNGTSAGAYSLFNGFPIAIALPTLFLVFVASTILSALFGKNGGPRGGRGNGGSSFGGGLSSGNGFGGGGGGRSGGGGASGRW